In the Telopea speciosissima isolate NSW1024214 ecotype Mountain lineage chromosome 2, Tspe_v1, whole genome shotgun sequence genome, one interval contains:
- the LOC122650526 gene encoding probable glycosyltransferase At5g03795 produces the protein PAPQPDEDIKAFRNESDVSPLIKKVPKEYSRLERLEAGLSRTRAAIREAARNWNQTPDQDYVPHGPIYWKPSAFHRSYLEMEKQFKVFIYEEGEPPVFHNGPCKSIYSMEGNFINMMEMSSQFRTRDPEKAHVFFLPFSVTMMVRFVYVADSHDFAPIKRTIVDYVDVISKKYPFWNRSLGADHFIASCHDWGLHSSTFVPNMYKNSIRVLCNANTSEGFKPNKDASIPEMNLITGSMNGLIGGPSASHRPILGFFAGGMHGPVRPVLLEHWKNKDEELQVFEYLPKGMSYQDKMRQSKFCLCPSGHEVASPRIVESIYAGCVPVLINDHYVPPFSDVLNWKKFSVVVPVEDIPNLKRILMSISSTQYIRMQRRVIQVRRHFELHSPPKRFDVNNMILHSIWLRRLNIRIRDS, from the exons cctgcTCCACAACCC GATGAAGACATAAAAGCTTTCAGGAACGAGTCTGATGTTTCTCCCCTGATCAAAAAAGTGCCAAAAGAGTACAGCAGATTGGAGAGGCTAGAAGCAGGTCTTTCAAGAACTAGAGCTGCAATAAGAGAAGCTGCTCGGAACTGGAACCAAACACCTGACCAAGATTATGTCCCTCATGGTCCCATTTACTGGAAACCCAGTGCCTTTCACAG GAGTTATTTGGAAATGGAGAAACAATTCAAGGTGTTCATCTATGAAGAAGGAGAGCCACCAGTATTCCACAATGGACCTTGCAAAAGTATATATTCCATGGAAGGAAATTTCATTAACATGATGGAGATGAGTAGCCAGTTTCGAACCAGAGACCCAGAAAAGGCTCATGTTTTCTTCCTCCCCTTCAGTGTGACGATGATGGTCCGGTTCGTCTATGTAGCTGATTCCCATGACTTTGCCCCAATCAAGAGAACAATTGTCGATTACGTAGATGTTATCTCCAAAAAATACCCTTTCTGGAACCGTAGCCTTGGTGCCGACCATTTCATAGCTTCTTGCCATGATTGG GGACTACATTCATCCACATTCGTTCCCAATATGTACAAGAACTCAATTCGGGTTCTCTGCAATGCAAACACTTCAGAGGGATTTAAACCCAACAAGGACGCTTCTATACCAGAAATGAATCTCATAACTGGTTCGATGAATGGCTTGATTGGTGGCCCATCAGCATCTCACCGGCCTATACTCGGATTCTTTGCAGGAGGGATGCACGGTCCCGTCAGGCCAGTGCTTTTAGAGCACTGGAAGAACAAAGACGAAGAGTTGCAGGTGTTTGAGTATTTGCCTAAAGGAATGTCTTACCAAGACAAGATGAGGCAGAGCAAGTTCTGTCTCTGCCCAAGTGGGCACGAAGTTGCCAGCCCAAGAATTGTGGAGTCAATCTATGCGGGTTGTGTACCAGTGCTGATAAATGATCACTATGTGCCTCCTTTCAGTGATGTTCTCAACTGGAAGAAATTCTCGGTGGTGGTTCCTGTGGAAGATATACCAAACCTTAAGAGGATATTGATGAGTATATCTTCAACACAGTACATAAGGATGCAGAGGAGGGTGATACAGGTGCGGAGACATTTCGAGTTGCATTCCCCTCCCAAGAGGTTTGATGTCAACAACATGATTCTTCATTCTATCTGGCTTAGAAGATTGAACATTCGCATTCGAGATTCTTGA